The following proteins are encoded in a genomic region of Archocentrus centrarchus isolate MPI-CPG fArcCen1 unplaced genomic scaffold, fArcCen1 scaffold_24_ctg1, whole genome shotgun sequence:
- the paqr9 gene encoding membrane progesterone receptor epsilon yields the protein MLLNCGQPLPLLRHTDVPPRVIENFILTGYRFPNYSLRDCLLSAFRPTNETGNFWTHFLPLFIFFYYFVEVFGWEGAPDGGDPFFYPLWNYFVGVFCLLMASSMAHLLNSMSLVVREVCFFVDYGTISAYTVGSSLAYYYYIHPQAGIAETGSQNSSHIDLKYEPAELTSSYAIPEFRVFFETCYIPCACVVAIICVLSCCNTRQRWRQYRYIIRTLVFLLPFLISSTPIFYRLLTQSPYSTVSSSFAASTSMPSFFYRHCLWLLVSAVFNISKFPERLAPGRFDIWGHSHQWFHCCTFLSILDELHMIKAEVRAILLSPTLLLPPNSLSHLPGPTIASTYGVMFLLQSTIVSIIIWFSWCANCIYGSQREQLGKEHPKKHLKCR from the coding sequence ATGCTGCTGAACTGTGGTCAGCCACTGCCTCTCCTGAGGCACACGGATGTGCCGCCTCGAGTCATAGAAAACTTTATCCTGACCGGCTACCGCTTCCCAAACTACAGCCTGAGGGACTGCTTATTGTCAGCATTTAGGCCCACCAATGAAACAGGCAACTTCTGGACACACTTTCTTCcacttttcatctttttctacTACTTTGTGGAGGTTTTTGGTTGGGAAGGTGCACCTGATGGCGGCGACCCTTTCTTCTATCCATTGTGGAATTACTTTGTTGGGGTGTTCTGTTTACTGATGGCGAGCAGCATGGCTCACCTGCTTAACTCGATGTCTCTCGTGGTGAGGGAGGTTTGCTTCTTTGTGGATTATGGCACCATCAGTGCGTACACAGTTGGCTCATCATTGGCATACTACTACTACATCCACCCTCAGGCAGGAATAGCAGAGACAGGAAGCCAGAACAGCTCCCATATTGATCTGAAATACGAACCTGCAGAGTTGACCTCATCCTATGCAATCCCAGAGTTCAGGGTGTTTTTTGAGACCTGCTACATCCCGTGTGCGTGTGTTGTAGCAATCATTTGTGTTTTATCCTGCTGCAATACTCGGCAGAGGTGGAGGCAGTATCGATATATCATCCGGACGCTGGTTTTTCTCCTTCCATTTCTCATCTCCTCCACGCCGATCTTTTACCGCCTCCTCACCCAGTCGCCTTATTCCactgtctcctcctccttcgCTGCTTCCACCTCCATGCCCAGCTTCTTCTATCGCCACTGCCTCTGGCTGCTGGTCTCAGCCGTCTTCAACATTAGCAAGTTCCCCGAGCGCCTTGCGCCAGGCCGCTTCGACATCTGGGGGCACAGCCACCAGTGGTTCCACTGCTGCACGTTTTTgtccatcctggatgagcttcACATGATCAAGGCCGAGGTTAGAGCCATCTTGCTCAGCCCGACTTTGCTGCTGCCCCCCAACTCCCTCTCCCACCTTCCTGGACCTACCATTGCATCCACCTATGGAGTGATGTTCCTCCTCCAGAGCACCATTGTCTCCATCATCATATGGTTCTCCTGGTGCGCCAACTGCATTTACGGATCCCAGAGAGAACAGCTAGGAAAGGAGCACCCCAAGAAACACCTGAAATGTCGCTGA